The genomic window GACCTGGTAGCCCTCGCGGGCGAGGAGGCGCAGCCAGGGGCGGGCGAGGCCGGTGACGACGGCGGCCTCGGGGCCGCTGCCCTGGACGTCGCCGAGCATGAAGCACCAGCGGCCGCCGCTGCCCGCCGGGAAGATGTCGTAGAAGTCGCCGCCTGCGAGGCCCTCGTCGCTGGGCTCGTAGACGAGCGAGCTGTCGACGCCCGGGATCTGTGCGACCTGGGCGGGCAGCAGTCCGCGCTGGAGCACCCGGCTGATGGTGGCCTGCCGGGTGTAGGCGCGGGCGGCGCCGATCGCGAGGCCCACGCGGCGGGCGAAGTCCTCGATCAGCGGGACGGCTTCGGCGGGGACGCCCGCACCGGTGCCGCCGGATGTGCCGTGGCGGCCGAGCAGCAGGACGCCGAGGCGCCGGGCACCGGCGGTCAGCCGGAAGGCCACGGCGCTGCCTCCCGGGGCCTCTTCGCCTCCCGGGCCTTCCTCGCCTCCCGGGCCCTCTTCTTCCAGGCCCGCTTCGCCTTCCGCGGTCTCGGGCCACGCGACGGGGACGGTGACGGCCGTGCCCCGCACGTCGTCCGCCAATGACGGCGGATTCTTCAGCAGGGCCGTGCGCAGGCTCTCGGTGACGGATTCGTCGGCGTGCCACACCCTGGCCAGCCGGGGCGCGGGTCCCGCCTCGCCGTCCAGCCAGATGGCGCACCAGTCGGCGAGCCGGGGCACCAGGAGCTGGCCGGCCAGCGCCGTGACCATGTCCTCGTCGAGCTGTCCGGCGAGCAGGTCGGACGCCTCGGCGAGGAACGACAGCGCGCCCCTGCCGGTCCAGTCGCGCTCGTCCTTGACCGCCCTGCGCGGCACCGGGGCGAGCAGCTCGGCCAGGGGCCCGCGCTGGGCCATCCCCGCCATGCCTGCCATGCCCGGCATTCCCGCCGCTCCGGCCGTCCCCGCCCGGCTCGCCCCGCCCTTCCCACCGTTCACGCCGTTCCCACCGTTCACGCCTGTGGCTCCGCCGCCGTCGAGGGCGAGCCGCGCCCAGACCGTCTTGAGCCCCGGACGGTAGGTGATCCCCCAGGACCGGGCCAGCGCGGCGACGAGTTGCAGCCCGCGCCCGTACTCGGGCTCTCCGGAGGCGGCACCGGGGTCCGGAGCGTCGGCGCGCACCGCCCGCGTCGGATGGTGGTCCGACACCTCGACGGCCAGCGAGGCCGGATCGTCGTCACCGGCCCCGTCGAGTCGTACGAGCACCTCCACGCCGGTCCCGGCATGCACGACGGCGTTGGTGACCAGCTCGCTCACGACCAGCACGGCGTCGTCGGCGAGCCGGTCCGCCCCGCGCGTGGCCACCATCCCCAGCCGGGTCCAGTCCGCGAGCGCACCCCGGACGAACCGCCGCGCGGCGGACGCGGCCGACGGGTTCCCGGGCAGGCTGGTGCGTGCCACGGCCCGCGCGTCGCCGCGCTGGGAGAGCAGGTGCACCGAGCGGTGCGTGGTCTCCTGCTGGATCGGAACGGACCCCACGCTTCGGCTCCTGTCCGGCTCTGGCGCGCCCGTGAACGAACTGAGGACACGGACAGAGTGACAGATAGATTCCACGCATAAGCGCCGAGTCATCGAAGTGCCTGGATACGGGCACACCCGGATGAGGGAATTCCGCGTTGCCGCACGGCACGGGAGGCGGTCGCGACGTGCATCGCGACCGCCTCCGTGCCGTGCCGTGCCGTGAGGGGTGGGCTACGCCTCGCGCGACCCCTCGTACATCGACTCGATGAGGTCCTTGTACTCGCGCTCGACGACCGGCCGCTTCAGCTTCAGGCTGGGCGTCAGTTCGCCGTGCTCGATGTCCAGGTCGCGCGGCAGCAGGCGGAACTTCTTGATCGTCTGCCAGCGCTGCAGCCCCTCGTTGAGGCGCTGCACATAGCCCTCGATGAGCTGCTCGGTCTGCGGGGCGGCGACGACCTCGGCGTACGCCTTGCCGTCCAGGCCGTTCTCCTTGGCCCAGCCGAGGATCGACGGCTCGTCGAGGGCGATGAGGGCGGTGCAGAAGTTCCGGTCGGCGCCGTGGACCAGGATGTTGGAGACGAAGGGGCAGACGGCCTTGAACTGGCCCTCGACCTCGGCCGGGGCGATGTACTTGCCGCCGGAGGTCTTGATCAGGTCCTTCTTGCGGTCGGTGATCTTCAGATAGCCGTCGGCCGACAGCTCGCCGATGTCCCCGGTGTGGAACCAGCCGTCGGCCTCCAGGACCTCGGCGGTCTTCTCGGGCAGACCGTGGTAGCCCTGCATGATACCGGGGCCGCGCAGCAGGATCTCGCCGTCGTCGGCGATGCGCACCTCGCAGCCGGGCAGCGGCTTGCCGACGGTGCCCGTGCGGTACGCCTCGCCCGGGTTGACGAAGGAGGCGGCGCTGGACTCGGTGAGGCCGTAGCCCTCCAGGATGTGGATGCCGGCGCCGGCGAAGAAGAAACCGATCTCGGGCGCGAGGGCGGCCGAGCCGGAGACGGCGGCGCGCAGCCGGCCGCCGAACGCCTCGCGGAGCTTGGAGTAGACGAGCGCGTCGGCGACCTTGTGCTTGGCGGTGAGGCCGAAGGAGGCCGATGCGGTGCCGGTGCGGCGGAAGGTGTCCTGGGACTCCTTGGCGTAGGCGCGTGCGACGCCGGCGGCCCACTGGAAGATCTTGTACTTGGCGCCGCCGCCGGCCCGCGCCTTGGCGGCGACACCGTTGTAGACCTTCTCGAAGATGCGGGGGACTGCCGCCATGTAGGTCGGCTGGACGACGGGCAGATTCTCGATGATCTTGTCGACCCGGCCGTCGACCGCCGTGACGTGACCGACCTCGATCTGGCCGGAGGTCAGCACCTTGCCGAAGACGTGCGCGAGCGGCAGCCACAGGTACTGGACGTCGTCCTTGGTGACCAGGCCGGTCGCGGCGATGGCCTTGGCCATGTACGACCAGTTGTCGTGCGGCAGCCGGACGCCCTTCGGACGGCCCGTCGTACCCGAGGTGTAGATGAGGGTGGCGAGCTGCTCGGAGGTGATCGCCTCGACCCGCTCCTTGACGGCGCTCGGGTGCTTGGCGAGGTACTCGGCGCCGCGCGCCTCCAGGTCGGCGAGGGAGACCACCCAGCCCTCGGGGTCGCCCTCGGCCGGCTGGGCGGCCGCGGCGTCGATCACGACGACGTGCCTGAGCTCCGGCAGCTCGGCGCGCTTCTCACGGGCCTTGGCGAGCTGGGCGGCGTCCTCCGCGATGAGTACGCGGCTCTCGGAGTCGGCGAGGATGAACGCGGACTCGTCGGCGTTGGTCTGCGGGTACACCGTCGTGGTGGCCGCGCCCGCGCAGAGGATGCCGAGGTCGGCGAGGATCCACTCGACGCGGGTGGCGGAGGCGAGCGCGACCCGCTCCTCGGACCGTACGCCCATGTCGATCAGTCCGGCGGCGATGGCGTAGACGCGCTCGGCGGCCTCACCCCAGCTCAGGGACTTCCAGTCGTCGGGACCCTGTCCGGAGGCGGACGGGACCGGGTAGCGGTAGGCCTCCGCCTCGGGAGTGGCCGCCACGCGCTGGACGAAGAGCGTCGCCACGGAGGGCGGTCGGTTCTCGATCTGGGTCTGTGTGTCGCTCACGACATCCTCCGGGCCTGCTGCGGCTTGCTGCACGACTCTGCACGACTGGCTGTCTGCATCTGGACGATTGACTGGTTGCACGAGTGACTGGCTGGACTGGCTGGCTGGGGGTCTGGCTGGAGACGGGCTGGCTGAGGGCACGAGTGGTCACCGACGCGGCTGTTTAACTCGCGAGTAACCATCGAGCCTGATCAGGGTAGAGCGCCCGGCTCCGCCGCGTAAGAGGCCGCGGGCTGCCGCTTCATAACGAACAGGCCCCCGCGCCGGAGCGCAGGGACCTGTGGGATGTGGCGGCCAAATGGGGCGATCGGCGCTTCCGAGGTGTCCGACGGTGATCACACCGCCACTCTGCCGCACCTTCCCGCCGGTTACTTCTTGGTCTTGCCGCCCGCGGAGTCGTCGCTGGAGAGCACCGCGATGAACGCCTCCTGCGGAACCTCCACAGAACCGACCATCTTCATCCGCTTCTTGCCCTCCTTCTGCTTCTCCAGCAGCTTCCGCTTACGGGAGATGTCACCGCCGTAGCACTTGGCGAGGACGTCCTTGCGGATGGCGCGGATGGTCTCGCGGGCGATAACCCGGGAGCCGATGGCCGCCTGGATCGGCACCTCGAAGGCCTGCCGAGGGATGAGCTCCCTGAGCTTGGCGACCAGCCGCACGCCGTAGGCGTACGCCGCGTCCTTGTGGGTGATCGCG from Streptomyces formicae includes these protein-coding regions:
- a CDS encoding ATP-binding SpoIIE family protein phosphatase; this translates as MGSVPIQQETTHRSVHLLSQRGDARAVARTSLPGNPSAASAARRFVRGALADWTRLGMVATRGADRLADDAVLVVSELVTNAVVHAGTGVEVLVRLDGAGDDDPASLAVEVSDHHPTRAVRADAPDPGAASGEPEYGRGLQLVAALARSWGITYRPGLKTVWARLALDGGGATGVNGGNGVNGGKGGASRAGTAGAAGMPGMAGMAGMAQRGPLAELLAPVPRRAVKDERDWTGRGALSFLAEASDLLAGQLDEDMVTALAGQLLVPRLADWCAIWLDGEAGPAPRLARVWHADESVTESLRTALLKNPPSLADDVRGTAVTVPVAWPETAEGEAGLEEEGPGGEEGPGGEEAPGGSAVAFRLTAGARRLGVLLLGRHGTSGGTGAGVPAEAVPLIEDFARRVGLAIGAARAYTRQATISRVLQRGLLPAQVAQIPGVDSSLVYEPSDEGLAGGDFYDIFPAGSGGRWCFMLGDVQGSGPEAAVVTGLARPWLRLLAREGYQVGDVLDRLNGLLLDEATEAAEAAALMVAGSAGETAAYEGAAYDEPQPRFLSLLYGELTPLPGGHGVRCTLACAGHPLPLLLRPDGTVRPAATSQLLLGVVDDAAYESRTFELEPGDTLLCVTDGVTERRSGERMFDDGDGLARAFAECVGLSAQGVADRIRQAVHTFADTPPGDDLALLVLQAR
- a CDS encoding AMP-dependent synthetase/ligase, with protein sequence MSDTQTQIENRPPSVATLFVQRVAATPEAEAYRYPVPSASGQGPDDWKSLSWGEAAERVYAIAAGLIDMGVRSEERVALASATRVEWILADLGILCAGAATTTVYPQTNADESAFILADSESRVLIAEDAAQLAKAREKRAELPELRHVVVIDAAAAQPAEGDPEGWVVSLADLEARGAEYLAKHPSAVKERVEAITSEQLATLIYTSGTTGRPKGVRLPHDNWSYMAKAIAATGLVTKDDVQYLWLPLAHVFGKVLTSGQIEVGHVTAVDGRVDKIIENLPVVQPTYMAAVPRIFEKVYNGVAAKARAGGGAKYKIFQWAAGVARAYAKESQDTFRRTGTASASFGLTAKHKVADALVYSKLREAFGGRLRAAVSGSAALAPEIGFFFAGAGIHILEGYGLTESSAASFVNPGEAYRTGTVGKPLPGCEVRIADDGEILLRGPGIMQGYHGLPEKTAEVLEADGWFHTGDIGELSADGYLKITDRKKDLIKTSGGKYIAPAEVEGQFKAVCPFVSNILVHGADRNFCTALIALDEPSILGWAKENGLDGKAYAEVVAAPQTEQLIEGYVQRLNEGLQRWQTIKKFRLLPRDLDIEHGELTPSLKLKRPVVEREYKDLIESMYEGSREA